One Candidatus Kryptobacter tengchongensis genomic window, GTCCTCGTCGCTATTGCTGTGTCGCTTTTTGTTTTCAGCCTTTTAGGACTTCTGTGTTGGCGAATGTGGCAAGTGAAAATTGAGTAAAAACTATCATAACCTAAGTTTGCTACTTTTAGGACAAGAGCTAACCTAAGCAATGAAAATTATATTGAACTTATTGCGCTGTAGCTTTTTTTTTTGTTCTGAAGCTGTTCTCATTGTAACTTGCCTCTCATGTAAAGAGGTTAGAGATCTCAGGTTCAACTTATTGAGGACCCAAAAGCTTTCCTCCCAGTCTTTTGTAGATTTATCGATATCTTTCTCCAAGCTTTTTTAAGGGATTTTAATGAGCATTATCATACAAAGCTTACCTTGAATTTGAAAAAACAAAGATGGAGAAGGAAAGAGAGTGTAAGTGAAGTGAGGGGATTTAGGTTGGCCTCAAAAGAAAAAATGTCCTTTTATGAGATCTTTTCGTTACTATCTTATCTCTACCCTTTTTAGGTTTCCTTTTTAAACTTTATGATGACAAGTGTATATCTCAATGCTAAGATGAAGAAGAAGTTTTCGGGAGAACATCTTGCTTTGCCTGAATTAGATGTTTAGGGGGGAAGTATTGTGGGGAAGAAAATCCAGAGAGAAAAGAGATATTAGTGGGATTCATGGAGTAGCGGAATATTTACCTATGAGATAAGGATTCTAAAAATAAATATAACACATCAGCTTCATTAAGTATTCCGATAAGGCACAATAGATAAGACTGAAATAAAAAATCTTAAAATCTTAGATGATTACTTAACTTATTTTTCTGAGCCAATAAGACAGATGGGGATTGAAAAGTGAATGATTATGTTCTTTTAACTTATAAAAAATTTGCTAATAGTTGATCAACTTACAATCAGAGTTGGCCAGCTCGGTGAAGCACAAAGGAAAACCGAAGAACAACTTATAATGCTAATTGAAGAATTTAGGCAAATAAGAAAATAGTTCGGTGATTTATTAGATACAATAAGCAAAATCTCCCATATTTATGAAAAAAAATATTTCCAGTTCTTATAACTTATGATATCTGAGTAAGCCAAAGTTTCTAATAGTATGGGAGGGCATAAAATATCTTGTTTAACTAAATTTACAATTTTTATTGTAATTGCAGTTGTTTTTCTTGAGAATTTTTCTTTCGCCCAATTTTCCGAGACCATCCCAACTGACTACTGGATTTACCACATTATTGAAGAACTTAAACTTCGTGGTTACTTTAGGGAGCTACCACAGGGGTATAAACCATATTCAAGGATTGAAATATCAAGGCATATAGTTAAGGAGAACACAAGGGTAAAGAATGATTTTGAAAGAAAGCTTTTCAAAATTCTTGAGGAAGAATTTAGAGATGAAATTGATTTTTTATACACGCAGGTACAATCAAACTCAACTAACCTTTTGAGAGATACCGATGATTTTAAACTCAAAGCTGGTGTTATGCTTTCTGAATACGCTTGGCGTGATGGTTATTCAAATCGTCTTTTAAGGTTTAGGGGCAGAGCAAAATTTTCACTGTATTATAGTGATAAGTTTACACTTTATAATAATTCTCTAATGGATCAAAATTTGCTTGATGATACAACTTACACTGGTAAGAAATGGCTCGGCTTTTTTGCTGGTTACACCGAGCAAGGTTATTTAAAATTAAATGTCGGACCTATGTCGGTTAAATTGGGGAGGGATTATATAAAGTGGGGATATGGAAAGGGCGGGAATTTGTTAATTTCGGATTACGCAATTCCATACGATATAATTCAAATTGATTTATTCTCCAAGAAAATTAAATATAGCTGGTTTATCTCTCAACTTGATGATAGGATACCAGATAGTATTAAAGTACTAGAAACGGATAGATTTGATAACGTTGAAGTATTAAAATCTCGTAGGTATCTGTCTGCCAATAGGTTGGAGATAAACTTATGGTGCAAGCTTTATTTAGGACTTGGGCAAGCTATTTTATATGGTGGAAATCACCGTAATATTGATTTAACACTTTCAAATCCAATAGCATTTTTTTATGAATTTCAAATAAATGATGGAAAGGAATCAAATATATTTTTTTATGCTGATTTAACTTATTATCCAATTCGAAATTTAAATTTGTATGCTGAATTTCTCATAGATGATTGGATGTACCAAAGAAAAATGAAACAGGAACTTGAACCCAATACATACGCGTTTCTAATTGGATTTAAAATTGGGGATATATTAAATATAATTGGTAGTGAATTAAATGCAGAGTATACTCAAATTAGAAATAGAACTTATAATCATGAATATGATCACAATAAATATCTTCGTTTCAAAAGACCAATTGCTCATCCACTTGGGAACGATTTCCAAAGTTTTGAATTATGGCTAACGCAATGGGTTTTGAGGAAATTAAAATTAACTCTAAATTACAAATTTATTGAACACGGAGAAGGCTCAATTGAAAAACCTTGGGATGAGCCGTGGATGGCACCTGATATAACAGTTGAAACTGGATATAAAGAAAAATTTCCATATGGTGTGGTTGAAAGAACACATAGAATCGGGTTTGGTTTGTTTTATTATTTTAGCTCAAAATTAAATTTTAATCTTGAGGTTTTTTATTCAGATATAAAAAATTATAAAAACATTGAGGGGTCTAAAAAGAAGTTATTCACATTTAAAGCCTGGTTATTTTTCAACTTTGATAAAACAGTAGGGAGCTAAGAAATTCAAATCATTTGTCATCGCGTTTTGAGATTGCTTCGGGGCTTCGCCCCTCAATGACAGGATGAAAGATTGACTCACCCCCTAACCCCTCTCTATAAAATAGAGAGGGGGAGAATTAAAAAGGGTAAGTTAATAAACGACTCACCCCCTAACCCCCTCTCTATTTATAGAGAGGGAGTACTAAGGTGGTGAGTTAATGAATTGACTCACCCTCTAACCCCCTCTCTACAACTGTAGAGAGGGGGAACTTAAAGGGGGTGAGTAAAAAAATAAAAATTCCCCCGACATAATTACTTTGCGACTTCGTCGCTTCGCACCATGCAATAATTCAACCCCTGTTCCCTCTATACAATTTTAGAGAGGAAAACTAAAGAGGTGGATTAATAAATTGACTCACCCCCTAACCCCCTCTCTAAAATTAGAGAGGGGGGAAATGAAAAGGGGGTGAGTTAATAAACTAACCCACCCCAACTCCCTCTCTAAAGTTAGAGAGAGGAGAATTAAGAGAGGTAAGTTAACAAACTAACTCACCCCCTACCTCCCTCTCTACAACTGTAGAGAGGGGGAACTTAAAGGGGGTGAGTTGAAAAACTGACCCACCCAACTCCCTCTTTAAAGTTAGAGAGAGGAGAATTAAGAGAGGTAAGTTAACAAGCTAACTCACCCTCTACCCCCCTCTCTACAACTGTAGAGAGGGGGAACTTAAAGGGGGTGAGTTGAAAAACTGACCTACCCCAACCCCCTCTCTAATTTAGAGAGGGGGAAGCAAGGGGGTGAGTTAACAAGATAAATCTAAAATAAAAAAAGGTTTAAAGTTATGTGCGGTATTGTTGGTTATATCGGGAAGAGAAATATCTTTGAAGTTCTTATAAGTGGGTTGAAAAGACTTGAATACAGGGGATATGATTCAGCAGGCATCGCCATATTATCCGACGATG contains:
- a CDS encoding Capsule assembly protein Wzi, which encodes MGGHKISCLTKFTIFIVIAVVFLENFSFAQFSETIPTDYWIYHIIEELKLRGYFRELPQGYKPYSRIEISRHIVKENTRVKNDFERKLFKILEEEFRDEIDFLYTQVQSNSTNLLRDTDDFKLKAGVMLSEYAWRDGYSNRLLRFRGRAKFSLYYSDKFTLYNNSLMDQNLLDDTTYTGKKWLGFFAGYTEQGYLKLNVGPMSVKLGRDYIKWGYGKGGNLLISDYAIPYDIIQIDLFSKKIKYSWFISQLDDRIPDSIKVLETDRFDNVEVLKSRRYLSANRLEINLWCKLYLGLGQAILYGGNHRNIDLTLSNPIAFFYEFQINDGKESNIFFYADLTYYPIRNLNLYAEFLIDDWMYQRKMKQELEPNTYAFLIGFKIGDILNIIGSELNAEYTQIRNRTYNHEYDHNKYLRFKRPIAHPLGNDFQSFELWLTQWVLRKLKLTLNYKFIEHGEGSIEKPWDEPWMAPDITVETGYKEKFPYGVVERTHRIGFGLFYYFSSKLNFNLEVFYSDIKNYKNIEGSKKKLFTFKAWLFFNFDKTVGS